TGCCCGCCGACGAGGTATGGATCTGGAAAGAAGTCGACGGCGTCATGACCGCTGATCCGAAGCTCGTCCCGGATGCCGTCCGTGTGCCGGCCCTTTCGTATCGCGAGGTCATGGAGCTGGCCTGGTTTGGTGCTAGGGTCCTCCATCCCATGACGGTCGCGCCCGTCCAGGAGGCCGGCATCCCCATCCGCATCCGAAGCGCCTTCCTGCCGTCGTCTCCCGGCACCATCGTGCGCGCCGACGCGCCCGAAGCGGGTCCCGTCAAGGCGGTAACCTCGATCCGAAAGCTCACGGCGCTGACGATCGGTGGGGCAGCAATGGTCGGCACGTCGGATGTCGTCAGCAGGGTCTTCAGCCTCCTCGCAGCCGCTCAGCTCCCCGTCCTGATGATCTCGCAGAGCTCATCGATGGCCAATGTCTCACTGGTCATGACCCAGCCCGACGCCGAACACGCGACACGCCTGCTGCGCAAGGAATTCGCCGGCAGCACGGTCATCCGGGACATCACGGCGACGTCACATGTCGCCATCGTCGCCGTCGTGGGTGACGGCATGCGCGGTACACCCGGTGTCGCCGCCCGCCTGTTCACCTGCCTGGCTTCCGAAAACATCAATCTGCTCATGATCGCCCAGGGCTCCAGTGAAGTCAACATTTCGGTCCTCATCACCGAGAAAGAGGCTCCGCGGGCCGTGCGCGCGGTTCATGCCGCATTCGGCCTGGCGAGGGCGACGTAGCTAGGCGTCAGGACCAAGCTTTCCGGCCGCCACAGGGCTTTTCGCCAGCTTCCAGGTCCTTGTCATCGAATGGGACACCGGGGCGAACGACAAACATGCCCTCGACTACATCACGCACTACAGCCGTATCGGCGGCTACGAGGGGGTTCAGCAGTATCCCCGAAGTCATCGGCCCACCACTGGCATCGCGAATCTTTCTGTGCTCGCCGGCCAACCTCAACGGCAACGAAGTCGTCGACGTCCTGGACCTCAGCATACTGATGACCGTGTGGCGTCCCTGAGCAGCCGTATCATATGCAACCTTCTGACACCAACTGGGATATCTATACTGATGACCATGGGTGTCCCTGGGCAGTTGCACCTGTGCCTGACAAAGCACGAATGTGGCGACTGCATGTGAAAGCGGTCCTGAGCCGCCTCCATGAAACACTTGACATTATTTTTGCGGGTTTCATAGTTGTTATATGGTGTTTTCAAATGCTGAACGGGAAGCTGCTTCGTTGGATGCTTGTTGAAGGGAGCCATGCATAACAAGCAAGAACCAGGGGTTTGGTGGAGTTTTCGTTCATACCAACGTCTGTGTGGGCCCTTGCCCACAAGTGTCGCCACATTCTCGATGCTGGCGGCCCATCCTAGAGGGGAGGAACGTATGAGGAGAGTTCTCGCAGCACTTGTCGCACTATCCCTGGTTGTTTCCATGTTCACCGGGGTCTTCGCACCGATGCGCGCAACAAGAGCGGCCTCGGTAGTGAATCTTGGCACGGCGGGTGACTTCGTGATTCTGGCCAAGACAGCCATCACGACCACAGGAGCCACTTCAATCAGCGGCGATATTGGCATCAGTCCTGCGGCCGCGAGTTCTATGGCTGGGTTTGGACTGGTCATGGACAGCACGAATACCTTCTCCACGTCATCCCTGGTGGATGGAAAGGTATATGCGTCCAACTATGCGCTGCCCACCCCGACCAAAATGTCCACGGCCGTATCCGATATGGAAGCAGCATACACAGCTGCGGCCGGACAGTCAGCCGACGTCACCGAGCTGGGCGGCGGAACGGTCGCCAATAGGACTCTGGTTCCCGGCGTCTACAGGTGGTCTACGCCAGTGACGATAACCACGGACCTCACACTTGCAGGTGGCCCGAACGATGTCTGGATCTTCCAGATTGCCCAGACTCTCGACCTTGCTGCCGGTATGAAGATCCTCCTGAGTGGTGGAGCACAGGCCAAGAACGTCTTCTGGCAAGTCGCGGGAGCTGTGAACCTCCTGGCGGGCTCGCACTTTGAGGGGATCATACTGGCCCAAACCAACATTGCCATGAGAGCAGGCGCAACATTCAACGGCAGGCTACTCGCACAGACTGCAGTCACACTCATCAGCACCACGGGCGATGCTCCTGCTGCCACTGGGGCATCCGGCACCATCACCATCATCAAGAACACCGTCCCGAACGGGCCACAGGACTTCAGCTTCACGATATCGAACGGCCAGGACACAGCGAGCTTCACTCTGGACGATGATGCTGATCCCACTTTCTCCAATATGGAGAGTATCGGCGAACTCTCCCCCGGC
This window of the Coprothermobacter sp. genome carries:
- a CDS encoding aspartate kinase, monofunctional class, whose product is MKFGGVLVQDAPAIMHSAQLVVQAVHQNTRAVVVVSAMASVTDGLLDLADKARQGHGDEVTQAVDLLERRHEDAVQTVFSSTPAMAVQPVVDEEHVLFLSLRQALAGVAMLHELTPRSRDLIVSFGERCSAPIMSAALRAAGLTSKSLTGGEAGIVTDDTFGSAAPLLDVARRTVPRALTPLLDRGLTPVVTGFVGADDEGVITTLGRGGSDYTATILGACLPADEVWIWKEVDGVMTADPKLVPDAVRVPALSYREVMELAWFGARVLHPMTVAPVQEAGIPIRIRSAFLPSSPGTIVRADAPEAGPVKAVTSIRKLTALTIGGAAMVGTSDVVSRVFSLLAAAQLPVLMISQSSSMANVSLVMTQPDAEHATRLLRKEFAGSTVIRDITATSHVAIVAVVGDGMRGTPGVAARLFTCLASENINLLMIAQGSSEVNISVLITEKEAPRAVRAVHAAFGLARAT